In Hippocampus zosterae strain Florida chromosome 3, ASM2543408v3, whole genome shotgun sequence, a genomic segment contains:
- the avpr1aa gene encoding arginine vasopressin receptor 1Aa — protein MGSSGGNDSVPTNASDPFARNEEVAQMEILVLSVTFVVAVAGNVSVLLALHNTKRKMSRMHLFIRHLSLADLVVAFFQVLPQLCWDITFRFYGPDFLCRIVKHLQVTGMFASTYMMVMMTVDRYIAICHPLKTLQQPTRRSCAMIASTWTFSLVLSVPQVFIFSLSEIQNGTGVEDCWAHFIEPWGARAYITWITVGIFLVPVVILVVCYGFICHSIWRNIKYKKRKSAGHKDGLIGKNSVSSITTISRAKLRTVKMTFVIVLAYVVCWAPFFIVQMWSVWDDKLQFTDSENMAVTLTALLASLNSCCNPWIYMIFSGHLLQDFVHCLPCCQRMNADFRKEDSDSSLRRTTLLTKTTNRSPTGSSGNCRELDNYPKSSPQAE, from the exons ATGGGCAGCTCCGGCGGCAACGACAGCGTCCCCACGAACGCCTCGGACCCGTTCGCGCGTAACGAGGAGGTGGCCCAGATGGAGATCCTGGTGCTGAGCGTCACCTTCGTGGTGGCCGTCGCGGGCAACGTGAGCGTCCTGCTGGCCCTGCACAACACCAAGAGGAAGATGTCGCGCATGCATCTTTTCATCCGCCACCTGAGCTTGGCCGACCTGGTGGTGGCCTTCTTCCAGGTGCTGCCTCAGCTGTGCTGGGACATCACGTTCCGCTTCTACGGGCCCGACTTCCTGTGCCGGATCGTCAAGCACCTGCAGGTGACCGGCATGTTCGCGTCCACCtacatgatggtgatgatgaccgTGGACCGCTACATCGCCATCTGCCACCCGCTCAAGACGCTACAGCAGCCCACGCGGCGCTCGTGTGCGATGATCGCGTCGACGTGGACTTTCAGCCTGGTGCTGAGCGTGCCGCAGGTGTTCATCTTCTCCCTGAGCGAGATTCAGAACGGTACCGGCGTCGAGGACTGCTGGGCGCACTTCATCGAGCCGTGGGGCGCGCGCGCCTACATCACCTGGATCACCGTGGGCATCTTCCTGGTGCCCGTGGTCATCCTGGTGGTGTGCTACGGCTTCATCTGCCACAGCATCTGGAGGAACATCAAGTACAAGAAGAGGAAGAGCGCGGGCCACAAGGACGGGCTCATCGGTAAGAACTCGGTGAGCAGCATCACCACCATTTCCAGGGCCAAGCTGAGGACCGTCAAGATGACGTTCGTCATCGTGCTGGCCTACGTCGTGTGCTGGGCGCCCTTCTTCATCGTGCAGATGTGGTCTGTGTGGGATGACAAGCTCCAGTTCACCG ATTCCGAGAACATGGCGGTGACGCTGACGGCGCTGCTGGCCAGCCTGAACAGCTGCTGCAACCCCTGGATCTACATGATCTTCAGCGGCCACCTCCTGCAAGACTTTGTGCACTGCCTGCCCTGCTGCCAGCGAATGAACGCCGACTTCCGCAAAGAGGACTCGGACAGCAGCCTGCGCAGGACCACGTTGCTCACCAAAACCACCAATCGCAGCCCCACCGGTAGCTCCGGCAACTGTAGGGAGCTAGACAACTACCCCAAATCCTCCCCTCAGGCCGAATGA